Proteins co-encoded in one Arachis hypogaea cultivar Tifrunner chromosome 13, arahy.Tifrunner.gnm2.J5K5, whole genome shotgun sequence genomic window:
- the LOC112792515 gene encoding putative clathrin assembly protein At2g01600: protein MGTLQSWRRAYGALKDSTKVGLAHVNSDYADLDVAIVKATNHVECPPKERHLRKILFATAAVRPRADVAYCIHALSRRLAKTRNWTVALKTLIVIHRLLREGDPTFREELLNFSQRGRILQLSNFKDDSSPIAWDCSAWVRTYALFLEERLECFRILKYDIEAERLPKPAPGQEKGYSKTRDLDSEELLEQLPALQQLLYRLVGCRPEGAAVSNYVIQYALALVLKESFKIYCAINDGIINLVDKFFEMPRHEAIKALEAYKRAGQQAASLSDFYEVCKGLELARNFQFPVLREPPQSFLTTMEEYIREAPRVVTVPNEPLLQLTYRAEDAPDIEDTQVHVEEQEPSVPVDNDVASNSESAPPPASLPPPQNNFETGDLLGLNDTTPDASSLEERNALALAIVPTENGTTAFNPSATQTQPKDFDPTGWELALVTTPSTDISSVNDRQLAGGLDSLTLNSLYDEAAYRSAQQPVYGAPVPNPFEVNDPFALSSSIPPPTNVQMASMGQQQVNPFGPYQQPFQPQPPPQQQQQHMLMNPANPFGDGGYGAFPAHPVSHPQNNPFGSTGLL, encoded by the exons ATGGGTACGCTTCAGTCTTGGAGAAGAGCCTATGGTGCCCTCAAAGATTCTACCAAAGTGGGTCTCGCCCATGTCAACAGCGATTACGCg GATTTGGACGTTGCGATAGTCAAAGCCACGAACCATGTTGAGTGCCCTCCTAAAGAGAGACATCTCAGAA AAATTCTTTTTGCCACTGCTGCTGTTCGACCCAGGGCTGATGTTGCATACTGCATTCATGCACTCTCCCGTCGACTGGCCAAGACTCGAAATTGGACG GTGGCATTGAAAACGCTGATCGTCATCCATCGGTTATTGAGGGAGGGCGATCCAACTTTTAGAGAAGAACTTCTGAATTTCTCACAGAGAGGACGCATTCTACAGCTTTCTAATTTTAAGGATGATTCTAGCCCAATTG CATGGGATTGCTCTGCCTGGGTTCGTACATATGCATTATTTTTGGAAGAAAGACTCGAATGTTTTAGGATTCTGAAGTATGATATTGAAGCTGAGCGGCTTCCCAAGCCTGCTCCAGGGCAGGAGAAG GGGTACAGCAAGACCAGGGATTTAGATAGTGAGGAGCTCTTGGAGCAGTTGCCTGCTCTGCAGCAGCTGTTATATAGACTTGTTGGTTGCCGG CCAGAAGGAGCAGCTGTTAGCAATTATGTGATACAATATGCTTTGGCTCTG GTACTGAAAGAGAGCTTTAAGATTTATTGTGCTATTAATGATGGCATTATCAATCTTGTTGATAAG TTTTTTGAGATGCCCAGGCATGAAGCCATTAAAGCTCTTGAAGCGTATAAACGTGCCGGTCAGCAG GCCGCAAGTCTCTCTGATTTCTATGAAGTTTGCAAAGGGTTGGAACTTGCCAGGAATTTTCAGTTTCCTGTTTTAAGAGAG CCTCCACAATCTTTTCTCACAACCATGGAAGAGTATATTAGGGAGGCACCGCGAGTAGTGACGGTTCCAAATGAGCCATTG CTTCAGTTGACTTACAGAGCCGAAGATGCTCCTGATATTGAAGACACTCAAGTACATGTTGAAGAACAGGAGCCATCAGTTCCTGTTGACAACGATGTTGCCTCCAATTCTGAGTCTGCACCTCCTCCTGCTTCTCTGCCACCGCCGCAGAACAATTTTGAAACTGGAGACTTACTG GGATTGAATGACACCACACCTGATGCATCATCACTAGAGGAAAGAAATGCCCTTGCCCTAGCCATAGTCCCCACCGAGAATG GCACTACTGCTTTTAACCCAAGTGCTACTCAAACGCAACCAAAAGATTTTGATCCAACTGGATGGGAGCTTGCTCTGGTTACCACTCCAAGTACCGATATTTCTTCAGTCAATGATAGACAACTG GCTGGTGGATTGGACTCTCTTACTCTTAACAGCTTATACGACGAAGCAGCGTACAGATCTGCACAGCAACCAGTATATGGAGCACCTGTCCCGAATCCATTTGAAGTGAATGATCCATTCGCCTTGTCAAGCAGCATCCCCCCGCCAACCAATGTCCAAATGGCGTCAATGGGGCAGCAACAAGTGAATCCATTTGGTCCTTACCAACAACCCTTTCAGCCGCAGCCACCaccacagcagcagcagcagcatatGCTGATGAACCCAGCAAATCCCTTTGGAGATGGTGGCTATGGGGCTTTCCCTGCACATCCTGTTTCTCACCCGCAGAACAATCCATTTGGAAGCACTGGCTTGTTGTAA
- the LOC112792517 gene encoding NAD(P)H-quinone oxidoreductase subunit L, chloroplastic, giving the protein MSSSLNFHLHLHLPKALPPLPTPPRGTSSLFIASKHQQPSHKTTSSQSLHITCSGKHDYFSMEKQGVALHIGAALLALAEQPALAVTGENNHPVELTWILTQAGIVFFFYFLVAPPIIMNWLRIRWYRRKLGEMYLQFMFVFIFFPAIILWAPFLNFRKFPRDPSLKFPWSVPEDPSKIRNSYSKYPFAEPEDYDYP; this is encoded by the exons ATGAGCTCCTCACTCAACTTCCATCTCCATCTTCATCTTCCTAAAGCTCTGCCTCCACTCCCCACTCCACCACGTGGCACTTCCTCTCTCTTCATTGCTTCCAAACACCAACAACCATCTCACAAGACCACCTCTTCCCAATCACTACAT ATCACATGCAGCGGCAAACATGACTATTTCAGCATGGAGAAACAAGGTGTGGCACTGCACATAGGAGCAGCACTCTTGGCCTTG GCGGAGCAGCCAGCATTAGCAGTCACCGGAGAGAATAATCACCCAGTAGAACTCACCTGGATTTTAACACAAGCCGgcattgttttctttttctacttcctCGTCGCACCG CCAATAATCATGAACTGGCTTAGGATAAGGTGGTACAGAAGAAAGCTTGGGGAGATGTATCTCCAGTTCATGTTTGTCTTCATTTTCTTCCCAGC GATTATTCTGTGGGCACCATTTCTCAACTTCAGGAAGTTCCCAAGGGATCCATCCTTGAAGTTCCCTTGGTCTGTACCCGAAGATCCTTCAAAAATTAGAAATTCATACTCTAAGTATCCATTTGCCGAACCTGAAGATTATGATTATCCGTGA
- the LOC112792516 gene encoding uncharacterized protein: protein MEDKHASAFESAAAESNGVSSAASHGADHGWQKVTYAKRQKKKPNKADAANDSRANSNKLASNGMLSGSDGVFRSLELQSEDRRRRILEARRVAEEGFDDAPVRSKQRTRDYNDYDSDDDDETDRHAENGKAEEAKKVKQKKPKKPKVTVSEAASKIDAADLGAFLVDISSSYEKQQDIQMMRFADYFGRAFSAVNASQFPWVKLFRESPVAKIVDVPFSHIPDAVYKTSADWINQRSPEALSSFVLWALDSILADLASQQTVAKGSKKAVQQVSSKSQVAIFAVLAMVLRRKPDVLIAVLPSLRDNTKYQGQDKLPVIVWMITQASVGDLSVGLFAWSRNLLPIVTSKSGNPQSRDLVLQLVEKILSTPKARPVLVNGAVRKGERLIPPPAFEILLRVTFPTSSARVKATERFEVIYPTLKEVALGGSPGSKSMKQVGQQMFNFAIKAAGENNPELSKEAAGICIWCFSQSAECYKQWERVYQDNIEASVAVLKKLSDDWKEQSAKLSPYEALRDTLKGFKIKNEQVLTTGTDSRQALFKDADKYCKIILGRVTRSHGCTACLTVTVLALAVGFVFLSPNLESWDVQKLSAVFNPQH, encoded by the exons ATGGAGGATAAGCACGCATCTGCGTTCGAATCCGCTGCCGCCGAATCCAACGGTGTCTCCTCCGCTGCCTCTCACGGCGCCGACCATGGCTGGCAGAAGGTCACCTACGCCAAGCGACAGAAGAAGAAGCCGAACAAGGCCGACGCCGCTAACGATTCGCGCGCCAATTCCAATAAGCTCGCTTCCAACGGCATGCTCTCCGGCTCCGATGGCGTTTTCAGGTCGCTGGAGCTTCAGTCGGAGGACCGACGCCGGAGAATTCTTGAGGCGCGGAGGGTGGCCGAAGAAGGATTCGACGATGCTCCTGTCAGATCGAAGCAGCGGACTCGTGATTACAACGATTACGATTCCGACGATGATGACGAGACGGATCGTCACGCAGAGAACGGGAAAGCGGAGGAGGCGAAGAAGGTGAAGCAGAAGAAGCCGAAGAAGCCGAAGGTGACGGTGTCGGAGGCTGCCTCGAAGATCGACGCAGCTGATCTGGGAGCTTTTCTTGTTGATATATCG TCATCATACGAGAAGCAGCAGGATATACAAATGATGCGGTTTGCAGATTATTTCGGACGTGCTTTTTCTGCTGTTAACGCTTCCCAGTTTCCATGGGTGAAGTTGTTCAGGGAGTCACCAGTGGCTAAGATTGTTGAT GTTCCATTTTCTCACATACCTGATGCTGTTTACAAGACATCGGCAGATTGGATCAACCAACGTTCCCCTGAAGCACTTAGTTCCTTTGTGCTTTGGGCTTTAGACAGCATTCTTGCCGACTTAGCTAGCCAACAGACGGTCGCCAAGGGTTCCAAAAAGGCTGTGCAACAAGTGTCATCAAAATCTCAG GTTGCAATATTTGCTGTTTTGGCAATGGTATTGCGTCGGAAGCCTGATGTTCTTATTGCTGTGTTGCCATCATTGAGGGACAATACCAAGTATCAAGGGCAAGATAAGCTTCCAGTGATTGTATGGATGATAACTCAG GCTTCAGTAGGAGATCTGTCAGTAGGGTTGTTTGCTTGGTCACGGAATCTCCTACCTATAGTGACTAGCAAAAGTGGAAACCCACAATCTAGGGATTTGGTTTTGCAGCTGGTTGAGAA AATTTTATCAACCCCTAAAGCACGGCCTGTTTTAGTAAATGGTGCTGTAAGGAAAGGGGAACGCCTAATTCCTCCGCCTGCTTTTGAAATTTTGCTCCGGGTTACTTTCCCTACATCTTCGGCTAGAGTAAAG GCTACTGAAAGATTTGAGGTCATATATCCCACTCTGAAAGAGGTTGCTCTCGGTGGTTCCCCGGGAAGTAAATCAATGAAGCAAGTTGGACAGCAGATGTTCAATTTCGCTATCAAAGCAGCAGGAGAAA ATAATCCTGAGTTGTCCAAAGAAGCAGCTGGTATCTGTATTTGGTGTTTCAGCCAGAGCGCTGAGTGCTACAAGCAATGG GAACGAGTTTATCAGGACAACATTGAAGCAAGCGTTGCAGTTCTGAAGAAGCTTTCTGATGATTGGAAGGAGCAATCAGCAAAATTGTCTCCTTATGAGGCACTAAGGGATACACTGAAGGGTTTTAAAATAAAG AATGAGCAAGTATTGACTACTGGGACAGATTCTCGCCAAGCACTCTTCAAGGATGCAGATAAATATTGTAAGATAATATTAGGAAGAGTTACCCGAAGCCATGGCTGCACAGCATGTTTGACCGTTACAGTCCTTGCTCTGGCTGTGGGATTTGTGTTCTTGTCCCCCAACTTGGAGTCTTGGGATGTTCAGAAGCTCTCTGCAGTTTTCAACCCTCAGCACTGA